The nucleotide sequence TCGGGAGAGGGCTTGTTGGAGCTGGGGACCCCTGCTTAGGACGAAAAGGGGGCGCGGGGTGGGACGTGTGAGTCGGGGTGCGACTGGGCGACAGAGGGGCGCTTCATCTCACGAGGATCCCAGGTGAAGGGGCTTCTCAGCGCCCTCTGGTCCCCTAAAACAGGCCGCTCCTGCCGTTGGTGGACAGAGACCGGCCGCCAGCGACCCTCCTCGCACGCCCGGCCCTTCTTTCTACCGGGCGGAGATCTGCGGTGCCTTTGGGGGTCGTGTTGTGGCTCCTGAGGCTTCAGAACATCTCTGGGTTCTCCCAGGCCGCCTCTAACCTGGCCCTCACCACCGTCAGCCCTGCCTGGCTTCAGCGAAGGTGGGGAGGCCTTTGAGGGGTGGTGACAGATGGTGGGAAAAGAAACCAAGCCTTGCTCCCCATTGCCGCCTGACAGCTGGGGGACCCCAGATGCTCAAACCGAGGTACATAAACTAAGTGCCTTGTCCcaggtggtagagctgggatgGGAACTTTCTCCACATCGCGCCCCTCCGTGTAATGTGGTCATCAAGGTTGAACTTGGGGGGCGTCAGAGGACCTGGCTGGGAGGGTGACTTCCTGCGTGCGGAGGGAGGGTGTCTGTGCAGGACTGTGATCCCTGAGAAGGCGCCTCATTGCTCCCCGCCCATCGGTCTCTGACAGAGGAATACTGACTGCTCACCTGGTGTTCGGAAATCCAGAGCACCTTCATTGGTCAAATCTAAAAATGGCACTTTCTGTCTTGTGGAGAaatacagttttctttaaaagaaaaaaaaggtgggCGGCTTATTTTCTTAAAGGCCTAAAACCACACAGATGCCGTTCAGTGTGTGTCTGGCATTCACATTGTGCTCACGTTTGTTCCGCACTGTAGGTAAAAGAGAGGTCACTCCACTGTGTCACAATTACTTCCTTGAGACTTGCTGTAAAAGTTAGTGAAGAAGAGGTGTGTGTCCCCGGAGGCCACACTGGGCTGCGGCCGAGGTGCACGGGTGTGACACCGCGGCACTCGGGTGTCTGACATGTCTGTGCCCTTGGGAATGGTGGGCATTTGGGAAATGTCACTAACTTCCCGGGATCTCGCTGCCCCTTCCTTAGGCTGGTCAGACGCCAAGACCCCACAAATGGACAATTAGAACAGCAGACCCAGCCTGGCCCGGCAGACCCCGCAGCCTGACCTCACCTCACTGGCTGATGCCAGACGCCAGTGCCCACTGCACAGAAGCATCTGCTGTTGAGCCGGGAAAACGGGCTCCCAAACCATGTCCACTCCCAGAAACTCGTCTAAGAAAGCTGCTTGAGACTTAAGGACTTGCCTGTGTCCATGACACTGGTCCTTGGGAACTCTGGGACCCTTCTCGGAGAGGGGCAGGAGGACCGTGCGCTGGGGGTAAGGGAGAAGTCCCGTGAGTGCCTCGGGCTTGCTTGGAGTTCGCTGTGGCTTCTGTTCAGGAGCAGACCGTCTCCTGACGcccttcccagccctccccacctccgCCCGACCTCCCCCACTTCTGCGGTGGCGGAACCACTGCCACTCCCATGGGGTCTTCCTGAGCTCGTCCCTGGCCCCGAGAAGGCAGGGAAAAAGTTGTGTGTCCAGTTTCGAAccttcaataaaaatgtttttaaccttattttattattatttttttgagacagtgtctcactgtgttgccctgggtagagtacagtggcacccatcagttcactgcaaccttgaactcctgagctcacgcaATCCTGCCTCAGacgcccgagtagctgggactgtagcgcacaccaccacgcccagctaatttcttctattttcgtTAGAGAGgggctctcactcaggctggtctcaaactcttgacctcaagcagtcctcctgccttggcctcccagagttctaggattacaggtgtgagccaccacgcctggtcccttttttattagaatataatTTGTGTCCCCAAAAGGTTGCTTTTGTCCAACTAAAAAGTAAATGACCCTTAAAAGAAGTATTTCTGGAGGTTATAGGAATACTTCATTTATCTAAAAATGTAGGACCAAGTCTTTAATGCACTTGGTACTTGAATGTTTACTCACAGACAAACCTTTAGTCCCTCTGGAGAAAGTCAGAGTTTTTCCAGAACCAAACCACCTTCCGTCGCGGTTGAAGGAAGGGTGTTTGCAGCTGTGATACTGAGAAAACCAAAGGAGGTTTTGTCAATGGGCCTGTCTGGTGCAGACCAGGAAGCTCAAAAGCACAGCTTTTTCTCTCCTTGACAAGTCACCGTGGTAGGGGTCGGAACAGGAACGGCCAGGATCCATGGCTCCTGGAAAACTCTGGGCGAGTTCTTGCAGCTGAACAGAGACacggcccagccccagcctccagagcacCTTTGGGTATGAGCTGGCACGCAGTTGGGAGGATCAAGACCTAGCTGCAGAGGGTGACCGCGTGATGTTCATTACACAACTACCTGAAGATTTGACAGATAGTGAAGATCtggtttagtttttctttctgaagaattTCCTGTGACAGGCCAGTAGGAAACAACTCCACTAAGGTCTTGGATGCCCGGTCCCCGtggataagaaaacagaagctacTGTGACATGACGTAGGGCTTttgcctctttattttctttttacagttaattccacatgtaaaagacttcATAAAGCACTATGGCTCTGGCTGTACCCCAAACGAGCTGCTGTGGATGGAGCTGGCTACTCTGGACAGACTGCACTGGGACCTCTGTATCGGACGCCGCTGCATTTCTTGACCATAGTAAGTAGGAGTTTGCGGAGTCTACCCTGGACTCACTGGTGCCTTTGGAACAGCTGTTCACACGCAGGACGGCGAAGCACAGGCGTGCACACGTCCTCGCACACGCACCAGTGAGGTGACCCACAAGGCTCACGACACATGGAAGAGTGACAACGTATCTTCAGTCCGACACAGTGCCACCAGGCTCCCACCTCCAAGGGACATTAAATTAACTTTACAAAGCTTTTTAGATGGCACTATTATGGTGAGTTTCTCTTTTAAATACACActgcaaaaatatttaactttccaTTCTATGAATACTGTACATAAATAGCTGTCTGCTTTTGCTACACTTTACACACATTCACTTAGCTGTCTTTATTCACCTACACACAATCCTTATTGAGGCTTTAGACCATACTGATCTGGcacttaaaaaaatatcataCATTAGTTTGTGTTTGCTTTAGTTGGGGAATGATGGTCATCCTTAAGGATATGATTCTGTTAGTAAGGCAAAATTATGCAATATGGAAATGTCATGGGGTTTTGGTCTGTTACGAAGCATGAAGATTAAATCACTAAGGGCTGTTTCATTATGAAAACTGCCACTGTTGCCAACTTGCCGAGTTTCTGATGTCGAGCAGATGGATACAAGTAACTTCTCTGCTACCTTAATCTTGAgtatgtttctactttttggaattGAAACATTGTCATCCAAGTACTTTAGGCTCAAAATGACCATGTCACAAAGCTGACTGTTTTTTCTCTCCAGAGTTGAAGCTCAGTTTGGCCACAGAATCGGCATTAAGCCACAAGCCCCTTGTGGAGCCATGGATAGGAATGAAAAGGGTTGAGCAACATCTGATGCTCCCTGGTGGAAATTTAAATTGTTTGCACTTTTGGTCATCGATATACGAAAAGTATGGGGTTTTCTGTTCTAATGTTAAAAAccatggtctccagttccatgccCTGGTGGTCCTGAGCTGGCCCCGTGTGCTGGAGCTGCTGCCTCAGAGGAATCCTTCCCTCCACGTCGCATCCCTGACCAGGCAGCTGCAGCACTGGATGGCGGGCCACCAGCTGCTGCAGTTCAAGGGCTCCACACTGGCCTTGGTCATCATCACCTTAGAGTTGGAGAGGCTCATGCCCGACTGCTGTACTCCTACATCTGATCTGCTAAAGAAAGCACAGGTAGACATCAGCTTTGCCCCAGACCAGGCTCTGCGTTTTGCCCCTTTAGCTGATGCACGCTGCCCCCAGAAGGGTACCCTTGGCCCCTGTGGGCTCCAGAGGATGTTCTGGCCATAACTCTGGGAAGAGTCTGCCTAAGGGCTGAGTTTCCACACCGGGCCACGCTCTGTGGCCTTGCGTGTGGCACACATGTTCCCTTCACTAGACCAGTGGTGGTGGGTTTCTCTGACAGAGAAACTGTATCTCAGTGGCAATCCTTGCAGCCAAGAGAACTGCGGGGCAGGGACGTGTCCAGCTCAGGAAGAAGCAACCCCGAGCTTAATACTGGGGAGCAGAGATTCCAGACCCCTCACCCTCTGTGTGTGAGGTGCCCGGTACTGGGGTACCATGAGGCCGGCCTGGGAGGGGGTGTGTCAGAACAGATAGGTTAGGATGGCATGCGTGGTTAGACTAATGACAGCTTTACTGAGGCTGGAGAGGAATGTCCCTGAGATGGCAGGATTAATGCTCTTTAGTTGGGTGGTTGGACCTTTCTGCAGTCACTTCACGCCAACATTCTGGCCCTCAACTGCCTGCTCCTCACAACGTGAGATGCTTCTGCTTCCAGGATGGCCACTTGGTGTTAATACAGGTCAGTCTGGAGCAGAACGGCCGCTGCAAGGAGCCTGTCAAGCGGCAGCTGAGAAGTTTTCAGTCCTCCTGAGCAGAAAACAGCGTGTTTCACCTGCCAACCAGCCCTTCTGCCCCTacccctgggcctgggcaggcTCCTTGCTTAGACTCCTGTGAATTCTTTGGCTTTATGAATCCTGTAACAAGAATGGAAGAAGCGCCTGGAAGAACAACTGAGAAAAGGTTCCCGAGTCCTTAGAAAATAAGGGGGATGGGGGGCGGCAGGTTGGTAGAGGTCAGGGTGGTCTGACAGACCGAGATcctgccttcccctctctcccctggGCCTGGAATCAGGGAGAATAAATGAATACTCAAACCACCCCgtgttttcccttccttctccagcaAGCGTTAGCGTCGGCCCCTAAGAGCTGGACTATGAGGCCGGGAGGCGGTCCTTGCTCAGGGCTGAAGGACCAGGGCTGGTTCTCACCAAACAGTCCTCGCTGCTCCACCCGCCGGAGCTGGCCAGATCCTTCCAGTTTGCCAGGCTTATCCCAAACATATGTGCAGTGCTTCTAGTCCCGGCTACCCTGTCTGCCACTCCAAACACGGGGCAGTCTCTCCAGACACGGTGACCCTGCCATGGCCATGACGTATGTCTCCTCTTCACAAGGACTGGATTATAAAGTGTGCTTTGTTGAACGTACAGCAACTTGAGCAAGCTTTAGGCATACTTTTCCTTTGTTACTCCGTAAGTAGTTTAGGTCACTAGTTTAACGAGAAGAATTTTACACTAACGAATGGGCATCCCAGGCTGACACCTGTGACGGGGAGGCATCGCTCTACGGGCCTTTTGCTGGGATGAGCAGGTTGTGAGGCCGAGCCTGCTCCGACCACTGTgctgctgggaggaggagggggttaCTAGCCTGGCTCTGCGGCGAAGCCAGCGCCTCTGTGACGCTGTGCTACTATAGAGCCGCTCTCCAAGCAGGGGGGTCCAGCTGACAAAGGTACCAGCTGGAGCTGTGTAAACAGTGTTGGGGACGTGAGTGACTGAGCCGCACATTCAGAGGTGGTTTGTGAACTCTTTCCACTGTGAACGACTTTTTTGGAAATATGCtaagccctggggtgggggtggggataaTCCGCTCCCCGGTGCAGAGTGGTCAGGGGCCAGATACACTATAATTATGTGTCATAAAGTGAGTACACATCTCTACCTTTTCTTGAAACAAATTTGCTTGTTGGAgcctttgtaaaaaaataaactttaattgcTTCCAACCCGTCTGAATCTTATTCTGCATTTATGGGATACTGTGCTTAGTTTGCTAGCATCTTGGAACACTCTTTCCTAGGTCCTATCAAGAATTGTCCTATAGTCCTTcacccatttttcagatggagaTGCTGAGGCCACACTGCTCATGGTCACAGCGTCCAGTGGAAGCCGTGACCggcctctgcttcctcccttccAGCGTGGGCTGGCGCTGCGGTGGCGGAAGCGCGTCACGAGGGCCACACCAGCTCAGGCTGTCTCAGAGTCCGGGGCACTGCTGGGAGGCGTCTGGGTCTCCACCCAGGTGGCTCTGGACATGAGCTGAGTCCCCAGAGCCGGCCCAACGCTCCGTCTCTTGGAGAAGGAAGAGCTGGGAGCCCCACTGGGATAAGAGACAACCGTGTTGCTTTGCCTTTTGATAATTGATGTAACTCTCCTTTAGAGAAGCTAACTTCGTATTGCCAAAGTTCCACTTTCGAGCTCTAACAAGCCTTGTGTGCTGTTCAGGCTTGCCTTGGTCCCTGTCATCCTCCTCCCCTCTGAAATCCTCCTCTGACATTAGGGACTCACATCCCACCTCAGCGCAGCGACGGGAATCCCTGCTGTGGGAGACACACGGACACCCCTGTCTCCTGCCGTCCCTGCACGCGGCAAGGCGGCGACCGGTGCGGCCGCAGAACGTGGGGATGGAGGGATGCTCGGCGGCGGAGGCCGGGGCGGCGGGAAAGGCAGGGGCCGCGGGAAAGGCAGGGGGCCACGGGAAAGGCAGGGGGCCGCGGGAAAGGCAGGGGGCCGCGGGAAAGGCAGGGGGCCCGCGGGAAAGGCAGGGGGCCGCGGGAAAGGCAGGGGCCGCGGGAAAGGCAGGGGCCGCGGGAAAGGCAGGGGGCCGCGGGAAAGGCAGGGGGCCGCGGGAAAGGCAGGGGGCCGCGGGAAAGGCAGGGGGCCCGCGGGAAAGGCAGGGGGCCGCGGGAAAGGCAGGGGCCGCGGGAAAGGCAGGGGCCGCGGGAAAGGCAGGGGCCGCGGGAAAGGCAGGGGCCGCGGGAAAGGCAGGGGGCCCGCGGGAAAGGCAGGGGCCGCGGGAAAGGCAGGGGGCCCGCGGGAAAGGCAGGGGGCCGCGGGAAAGGCAGGGGGCCGCGGGAAAGGCAGGGGGCTGCGGGAGGCGCGGGGCGAGGGGCCTCATGGGCCTTTCTTAAGCTGGTCCGACAGCACCTCCCCCAAATGGGCGAGGGGTCGCACCGCCGTGTCCCCTCCACCAAGGAGGCCCTTCTCCCCGGCTTCCGGCAGTCTCTGTCCTTCAGAGCTCAGTGGAGACTTGTccccggccgccgtcccgtgggCAGAGCTGCGCTACCGCCTCGTCAGGGATGTCTGCGTGCCCGGCTCCCTGccgccccagcctctgcctccgtcttctcATTTTGGTTTTCCCAGTCTACCCGGGACCCAACAGAGAAAGTTCCTCAACAAATAAACACCCGGATTCGCTATCACTTCCTTTAACCACCAGTCTGTCCTGCCTCAGCCAAACCTGTGCCCCGGGGCACCCCACCTCTGCAAAGCCACTTCAGGTCCCCCAGCCCACACCGCTGACTGGACACTCTAACACTGGCCACGTTCCCACTCTTCTCCCACCGCTTCACTGGGATGCCAAGGAGCGGCGGTCACTCAGGAGTTAAGGGTTCGAATCTCGGCTCCTCCAGTTACTTGCTATGTGACGCTGGGTGATCACTTAAGCTCCCTACGCCTCGCCTATGAAATGGGGGTGATGGTACTAACTGCGGGATTATGATGAGGATTAGAGGAGCTAACACACGTGGTGCAATTCAGAGAGATCCCGCACGTCAGCATTCCAGCGTCAGCTGTCCCACGTCCAGCCTCTGACAAGGACGTCGGCTCCTCGAGGGCAGCGTGCGCCTGCTCTCCTGCCATGTGCCCAGCACAGACGCGCAGACCACAGGCTACACCCTCCCTGTCCTAACTGTGCCTGcgtcccccaccccacactcgTCCGAGAGCCTTTCACAGACGGATAGCAGGATCCCCTGTCAAAATGTAATTCCTGCAGAAGTAGAGCAGCCTCCACCAAAGCTCACAGAAAACACAAGCTGTATTTTATCAGTTATAGCAGATTAATAGGCTCAGGAAACTTGTTAAATCAGAAAAGCTACTGCCCAAAAAATGACACcacaaaaactcaaaataaatgcaaaatttaatgggaaaaaaaaacgaGTACAAAGTGAATGGAAAGGAACAAAACAGTCaatgaatgaaggagaaaatgaatcAACAAGCGAAGAGTTTTAGAAACGCGCGTTAACATAACAGACTAGCAAGCAGCACTTCCCAGGCCTTAGCCAGTAACATGCGCCCCACTTAACAAGGAGTCCACACGCAGACATACATGAACATACATGTAGTCAGCCTGCACGGCTACAAACCACCCGTGCCCGGTTCCCACAGCCAGGGAGACCACACAGCCCAGGTTACTCGGGACAGTTCTGGTTTCTGCCTGCTGACCGGGCGTATTTGTTAACAACAACCCCTTTCTCTCTCAAAAGTCCCAGTTTGGACCATAAACTGTATGGTGACCCTTCCTTCTATCCCAAACCAACAGGGTTTATGAAAGACGTGATAGTAAATGCCAACATGATCCTACATGACAACAGTAATAATGCAAACAGAtggcaatgagaaaaaaaaaaagggatacaTTAGATTCTGAAGACACGGTCACATTCCACGAGGGGTAGCTTGTTAAATAACGGCAAGTTTTAAGCTCACCTTGTGCACCAAGGATTAATTTGGTCTCAGCTAAAGATGACAAAACTCCGAACACGACAGCAGGGGGACAGGAGCAGTGACTTGCTAGAGCTGATGGGACCTGTGGAGGCAGCTCAGACCCCAGAAAACCCACGTCTGTCGGGTCTCCCTGGAGATGCAGGAAGTCTTGGGCCCACAGGCAAGCCCCCAGCCACAGTTATGCCCCTCCTGTACGCCCAGGGTGGGGCCACGGGCTGCCCACGCCAGCGTTCCCAGGCTGGCCCACGAACCAGACGCTGTCACCTCCTATATAACCACTGTTCCTGCTGGGTCACCAGGCCTCATCGTCAGAAAAACATGAGCTGAGAGAAGCTATCTGAAAGGTCGTACTTTGACCCGACTGAACACACATCAGACGTAATGACCCTAAAGACGGGCCCCTCgcagcccacctctgcctcccgcGCTGGTTCCCGTTGCAGACGGTTCCCACGTGGAAGGAGCAGTTTTCAGTCACGACCCGAGGTGGATCTGCTGAAGCTCAAGAAGCTTAATCTTCAGggccccttccaaggcctgtacctaattttattttcatattctttttcttaaagaagtctTCCTAAATACTCAAGCTTCCAGCCCCACAAAATCCAGATCTCCCCCTGGTCCTGGCAGAGCGGTTGGAGAATGTTCGCTCTGAGCATCCGCAGAACGCGCTCTACGCCCGGCACAGAGAGCGGCTCCCACGGGAACTGCCTCCTCCTGGCCGTGCCTCAGTGGACCCAGACAAcgcgcccctccccctccccgtggAACATCCTCTCGGAAGGGCGGAGGAAGCCAGGACTTGGTCCTGGAAGTCAATAAAGCAGGCCAGGCAGGAAGGGGGAAGCAGCGATGGCTGGGAGGACAGCAGGCACGAAAGGCAAACCACCAACTCAGCAGTGAGTGGGCGCAGCCTCCTGAGCCTCCCCGCCCGGCAGCGCCCGGCCGTGCGGTCCCCCGGGCGGCGCCCCGCCCAGCACCAAAGGACGTCCCTCCTGCCGCCCATTCACTTCCATCTCCCATTGTACCAGGCCCTGTTCTCAGCCTTGATACTCCCGGTGGCTGGGAAACCAACAGGAGCACAGGAGAACCAACGCTACTAGTACCTTCTTAAAATGCTGCCTACAGAGCACAGCTGAAGGGGGAAAGCTCCTTGTCTGCTAGTCCCCCCTTAAACTGTCCCTACACATCAGACACCGTCATCTCTCCACCCTGTGACTCAGccaggaaagaagaaacaacGACCTTGAGGGAACAACCGTTTCCCCCCTGAGCACTCTTTGCATTTGGAACACGCAGGGTTGGGGCGGGGGTGGGTTGAACTGGAGTCAAACATTtaacacacgcgcgcgcgcacacacacacacacacacacacacggagtcgGTCCCCGCTCACGGGTAGCACCGCTGGGCACAGAGACAATGGCTTGGGCTGCTGTTCCATTTACATTCACGGTAGAAACACTGGGCATGGTCTTACTCGTGTTCCTCTTTCATCCGTAAAGAAATTCCAAACATTGTCATTACAGGAAGTTTATTGCCCACCTCTCCCTGTATATTATAGGGGTGCTTTTATACATAAGAAAGGTTTagagatatttttagtttttaaaaaccagagaATCTgtgttatttatgaaaataatggGAGAGGATATTATTTGTCTTTACGCTGgtgccaaaataaaaatttagaagtgttttaaagttattattaaaattaagctCTAGGTTAGAAAAATTAAAACGAAGGGGAGTCGGGCGAATTTTGCGGCAGGTGTACCAGACCACGGGGCTGCGCCCGGGGCGCCCGGCGAGCTGCCGTCTCGACGCCGAACGGCCAGGCCCAGCGTGGCCGGGCGTCGCCGGCCGGGCCTTCGCCAGAGCCGCACATGACTGCTCCGTCAAGGGATAGTGACACTGTAAATGGAAGACCAGCCACTggctctgaaaaaaataaaccttgtcAGTTTTGGATTCCAGCATTCATGGCTTTTGCGTGTTTGCATAGAGGGTGGCCCGGGCGGGCCAAGCGAGGCTGTAAACACTGGAGTCTGTACCGGCTCCCAGGCCGTCCTCACACCGTGTTACGGGAGAAGGGTCACAGGGTGTAACTCAAGCAACTTAACACATGAAAGTCTAAAGTCCACTCTTGACATGTAAGTCTGTGCGTGcgttaactgaaaaataaaaataaaacaaacaaaacaaaaacagacacattaaAAGATACGCAGACCAAATCAAACGGAAGCAAAAGACAGCGAGACAGACACCGGGAAAGAGCAGTCAGTTTGGCattgcctggcacaaagcagagAACTCGCTTCCCTGAGTGGCGTCCCGGGCTGAGGGTCAAGATCTGACTGGGAAGTAATTTTGCAAAACTGGATTAAAATTTGAAGACTAAGTATAATCGATCAAAGCTATTCAAATAAACGGTCATGAAAAATACCGGCCCCCCCGCCAAAGGCACTCCCCACGCGCCCTGTCCCCACGGTGaccggggcagggggaggggtgctcCC is from Eulemur rufifrons isolate Redbay chromosome 10, OSU_ERuf_1, whole genome shotgun sequence and encodes:
- the CCNI2 gene encoding LOW QUALITY PROTEIN: cyclin-I2 (The sequence of the model RefSeq protein was modified relative to this genomic sequence to represent the inferred CDS: inserted 3 bases in 2 codons); its protein translation is MAPAGSIFEVEPEFGHLGPPPPPPPPPPLTYVTAAAQDGLVTERVERGLRAGKRGALGGWARGRGSPPTRAPPTRPRRPGPQCSALGYKKRVSRGRSQELVPAVASGPRFPSRPSASAGRAVRRPGGVRAERAFPRRRRGPSPPDPRRDLAGPLREHRLLGHLEVARSATRACGGDRPQAAPAVGGQRPAASDPPRTPGPSFYRAEICGAFXGVVLWLLRLQNISGFSQAASNLALTTVKERSLHCVTITSLRLAVKVSEEEELIPHVKDFIKHYGSGCTPNELLWMELATLDRLHWDLCIGXPLHFLTIFHALVVLSWPRVLELLPQRNPSLHVASLTRQLQHWMAGHQLLQFKGSTLALVIITLELERLMPDCCTPTSDLLKKAQDGHLVLIQVSLEQNGRCKEPVKRQLRSFQSS